A genomic window from Paucibacter sp. KCTC 42545 includes:
- a CDS encoding alpha-ketoacid dehydrogenase subunit beta: MTEKEAQDKAVPMTMIQALRSAMDVMLARDPNVVIFGQDVGYFGGVFRCTDGLQAKYGDQRVFDAPISEGGIVGVAVGMGAYGLRPVAEIQFADYFYPASDQIVSEAARLRYRSAGDFTAPLTIRMPCGGGIYGGQTHSQSPEALFTHVCGLRTVMPTNPYDAKGLLIAAIECDDPVIFLEPKRLYNGPFDGHHDRPSTPWSSHPLGLVPEGYYSLPLDQATVFRPGRELTVITYGTMVYVAEAAAKETGIDAEIIDLRAIWPLDLVAIVRSVKKTGRCVVVHEATRTSGFGAELVALVQEHCFYHLEVPIERVTGWDTPYPHAQEWDYFPGPARVAAALQRAMES, translated from the coding sequence ATGACTGAGAAAGAAGCACAAGACAAGGCGGTGCCCATGACCATGATCCAGGCCCTGCGCTCGGCCATGGATGTGATGCTGGCGCGGGACCCCAATGTGGTGATCTTCGGCCAGGATGTGGGCTATTTTGGCGGTGTGTTTCGCTGCACCGATGGCCTGCAAGCCAAGTACGGCGACCAGCGGGTTTTTGATGCGCCCATCTCCGAGGGCGGCATCGTCGGCGTGGCCGTCGGCATGGGCGCTTATGGTCTGCGGCCGGTGGCTGAGATCCAATTTGCTGACTATTTCTACCCCGCCTCCGACCAGATCGTGTCCGAGGCTGCGCGGCTGCGCTACCGCTCGGCGGGCGACTTCACCGCGCCGCTGACGATTCGCATGCCTTGTGGCGGCGGCATCTATGGCGGGCAGACCCACAGCCAGAGCCCCGAGGCCTTGTTCACCCATGTCTGCGGCCTGCGCACGGTGATGCCGACCAATCCTTATGACGCCAAGGGCCTCTTGATCGCCGCGATTGAGTGCGATGACCCGGTGATATTTCTGGAGCCCAAGCGGCTCTACAACGGCCCCTTCGATGGGCATCATGACCGGCCGTCTACCCCGTGGTCCAGCCATCCCCTAGGCCTGGTGCCGGAAGGTTATTACAGCTTGCCGCTGGACCAGGCCACGGTTTTCAGACCCGGGCGCGAGCTGACGGTGATCACCTACGGCACGATGGTCTACGTGGCCGAGGCGGCGGCCAAGGAGACTGGCATCGATGCCGAAATCATTGATCTGCGGGCGATCTGGCCGCTGGATCTGGTGGCCATTGTTCGCTCGGTCAAAAAGACCGGTCGCTGCGTGGTCGTGCACGAGGCGACCCGGACCAGCGGCTTCGGCGCCGAATTGGTGGCCTTGGTGCAAGAGCATTGCTTCTACCACTTGGAAGTGCCGATCGAGCGCGTCACCGGTTGGGATACGCCCTATCCCCACGCCCAGGAATGGGACTACTTTCCAGGCCCGGCCCGTGTGGCCGCCGCCTTGCAACGTGCGATGGAGTCATGA
- a CDS encoding aminotransferase-like domain-containing protein: MMDVQLLLNRLAGPSDGERKTKVRATGPAGSEPMQRRLHECLRTAIRAGELAPGTRLPASRALAQELALARNTVLYAYEQLATEGLIESSRRGTVVASLLPNRAAPVAAARSAAPVLARRLARRVQSTLNAVPVLEGVGAFAAGVPALSDFPLQQWRRALERAWRGLSPAQLNYADPAGEAALREAIADHLRLARGVRCEPRQIFITDGTQASLDLCARAFADPGDKAWLESPGYAGAAVALRGGLLKLIGVAVDEEGMAPSAADWRQQCPRLIYTTPSHQYPTGAVLSLARRLQLIEQARSHGALIIEDDYDSEFRHDGPPLPAMQGLQADAPVVYLGTFSKTLFPGLRTGFMVVPEGLCGDLHRLLRIPLIADTDSTLIADSVPRDGGHPGLGS; this comes from the coding sequence ATGATGGACGTTCAACTGCTATTGAATCGCCTTGCTGGCCCTAGTGATGGCGAGCGTAAGACCAAGGTGCGCGCCACCGGGCCTGCTGGCAGCGAGCCCATGCAACGCCGCTTGCATGAATGCTTGCGCACGGCCATTCGCGCCGGTGAATTGGCGCCGGGCACACGCTTGCCTGCCAGCCGGGCGCTGGCGCAAGAGCTGGCGCTGGCCCGCAATACCGTGCTGTATGCCTATGAACAACTGGCCACGGAAGGTCTGATTGAATCCAGCCGGCGCGGCACCGTCGTGGCCAGTTTGCTGCCGAACCGCGCCGCCCCCGTGGCGGCGGCCCGCAGTGCGGCGCCGGTGTTGGCGCGCCGTTTGGCACGTCGTGTGCAGTCCACCTTGAACGCGGTGCCGGTGCTGGAGGGCGTGGGCGCGTTTGCGGCTGGGGTGCCGGCCTTGAGCGACTTCCCGCTGCAACAGTGGCGCCGTGCCCTGGAGCGGGCTTGGCGCGGCCTGAGCCCCGCGCAGCTGAACTATGCCGACCCGGCCGGTGAAGCCGCGCTGCGTGAAGCGATTGCCGATCACTTGCGCCTGGCGCGCGGTGTGCGCTGCGAGCCTCGGCAAATTTTCATCACCGACGGCACCCAGGCCAGCTTGGATTTGTGCGCCCGTGCTTTTGCCGACCCTGGCGACAAGGCCTGGCTGGAAAGCCCCGGCTATGCCGGCGCGGCCGTGGCGCTGCGCGGCGGCTTGCTCAAGCTGATCGGCGTGGCAGTGGATGAGGAGGGCATGGCGCCGAGCGCGGCGGACTGGCGCCAGCAATGCCCACGCCTGATCTACACCACGCCTTCGCACCAATACCCCACCGGCGCGGTGCTGAGTCTGGCGCGCCGGCTTCAGCTGATTGAGCAGGCGCGGTCGCACGGCGCCTTGATCATCGAAGACGATTACGACAGCGAGTTCCGCCACGACGGCCCGCCTTTGCCCGCCATGCAAGGCCTGCAAGCCGATGCACCGGTGGTCTACCTCGGCACCTTCAGCAAAACCCTGTTCCCGGGCCTGCGCACCGGTTTCATGGTGGTGCCCGAAGGGCTTTGCGGGGACTTGCATCGCTTGCTGCGTATTCCATTGATCGCGGACACCGATTCCACGCTCATCGCGGACAGTGTTCCACGCGATGGCGGACACCCCGGACTGGGATCCTGA
- a CDS encoding GbsR/MarR family transcriptional regulator, with translation MELSEVARKFVVHWGEMGNAWGVNRTVAQIHALLFFHGRPLHAEEIADTLTVARSNVSTSLKELQNWNLIRVAHVLGDRRDYFETSVDVWELFRTIVRERKEREFDPTVRVLSSLVADPGFAGESADTQDRVREALRFMDTLGAWSEEMLRLSPTTLEKVLKLGASVQKFVRGSDGKD, from the coding sequence ATGGAACTCAGCGAAGTCGCACGCAAATTTGTCGTCCACTGGGGTGAGATGGGCAATGCCTGGGGCGTGAACCGCACCGTGGCCCAGATTCACGCCCTGCTCTTTTTTCACGGCCGGCCGCTGCATGCGGAAGAGATTGCCGACACCCTGACGGTGGCGCGCTCCAATGTCAGCACCAGCCTGAAAGAGTTGCAGAACTGGAACCTGATCCGGGTGGCCCATGTGCTGGGCGACCGGCGCGACTACTTCGAGACCTCGGTCGACGTCTGGGAGCTGTTCCGCACCATCGTGCGCGAGCGCAAGGAGCGGGAGTTCGATCCGACCGTTCGCGTGCTGAGCTCCTTGGTCGCCGACCCCGGCTTTGCCGGTGAAAGCGCCGACACCCAGGACCGCGTGCGTGAAGCCTTGCGCTTCATGGACACCCTGGGAGCCTGGTCCGAGGAAATGCTCAGGCTCTCGCCCACCACCTTGGAGAAGGTCTTGAAACTCGGCGCCAGTGTGCAGAAATTTGTGCGCGGCTCGGACGGCAAGGACTGA
- a CDS encoding dihydrolipoamide acetyltransferase family protein, translating to MGQHIIKMPDIGEGIVEVELVAWRVQVGEDIREDQILADVMTDKATVEIPSPVHGRVIALGGEAGEVMRVGSELIRIEVEGEAGVAASTLENEVATVEAAHVPVLAPAAVSAVAAPAVTSAPPHAPQDLGLSLAEKPIASPSLRRRAWELGVDLTQVRGNGSGGRIMQADLDAYIASHGSQLRTAAPAVAVATAPAAASSLRLPRSSSRGDGVEAIRIVGLRRKIAEKMQDAKRRIPHFSYVEEVDVTELEALRLKLNSHYGATRGKLTLLPLLARAIVRTLPDFPQINARLDDEAGVINRFDAVHLGVAAQTPAGLMVPVLRHAESHDLWSCAAEIRRLAEAARSGRATRDELSGSTITISSLGALGGIVTTPVINSPEVAIVGVNRIVERPMIRNGQVVARQMMNLSSSFDHRVVDGQDAAEFIQALRGLMESPALLFID from the coding sequence ATGGGACAACACATCATCAAGATGCCAGACATCGGCGAAGGCATTGTCGAAGTGGAGTTGGTGGCCTGGCGAGTTCAGGTCGGCGAAGACATTCGCGAGGACCAGATCTTGGCCGATGTGATGACCGACAAGGCCACGGTTGAAATCCCTTCGCCCGTGCATGGTCGGGTGATCGCCCTGGGCGGCGAGGCGGGCGAGGTGATGCGGGTGGGCTCGGAGTTGATTCGCATTGAGGTGGAGGGCGAGGCAGGCGTCGCTGCGTCTACGCTCGAAAACGAAGTGGCAACTGTGGAAGCCGCACACGTGCCTGTTCTTGCTCCTGCAGCGGTGTCGGCAGTTGCTGCACCTGCTGTCACGTCCGCGCCGCCCCACGCGCCGCAAGACCTCGGCCTGAGTCTGGCCGAGAAACCCATTGCCTCGCCCTCGTTGCGCCGCCGGGCCTGGGAACTGGGTGTGGACCTGACCCAGGTGCGCGGCAACGGGTCGGGCGGCCGCATCATGCAAGCCGATTTGGATGCGTATATTGCTAGCCATGGCAGCCAGTTGCGCACGGCCGCCCCTGCCGTGGCAGTTGCGACCGCACCGGCAGCAGCCAGCAGCCTACGCCTCCCCCGTTCGAGCTCGCGTGGCGACGGCGTTGAGGCCATCCGCATCGTCGGTTTGCGCCGCAAGATCGCCGAGAAGATGCAGGACGCCAAACGCCGCATCCCGCATTTCAGCTATGTCGAGGAGGTCGATGTCACCGAGCTGGAGGCCTTGCGCCTCAAGCTCAACTCTCATTACGGTGCCACCCGCGGCAAGCTGACCCTCTTGCCCCTGCTAGCCCGGGCCATCGTGCGCACGCTGCCGGACTTCCCGCAGATCAATGCGCGCCTGGACGACGAGGCGGGCGTGATCAACCGTTTCGACGCGGTCCATCTGGGCGTGGCCGCGCAAACGCCGGCCGGGCTGATGGTGCCGGTGCTGCGCCATGCCGAGAGCCATGATTTGTGGAGCTGTGCCGCCGAGATTCGGCGTTTGGCCGAGGCCGCCCGCAGCGGCCGCGCCACCCGCGACGAGCTCAGCGGCTCCACCATCACCATCTCCAGCCTGGGCGCCCTGGGCGGCATCGTCACCACCCCGGTGATTAACAGCCCCGAGGTCGCCATCGTCGGCGTCAACCGCATCGTCGAACGGCCCATGATCCGCAACGGCCAGGTGGTGGCGCGGCAGATGATGAACCTGTCCTCCTCCTTCGACCACCGCGTGGTCGATGGTCAGGACGCCGCCGAGTTCATCCAGGCCCTGCGCGGCTTGATGGAATCGCCGGCCTTGCTCTTCATCGACTGA
- a CDS encoding DoxX-like family protein, with translation MSHALHPAGRRAARLSLVGLWLWTGVVSLWELYGQSAALLHAAGLDAALAQTLILSGAGLDLLIGAALWRWHAPRLYLAAGLAMLVMTVLGSLLLPSLWLHPLGPLSKNLPIAALLYLLFLDAREGGSSS, from the coding sequence ATGAGCCATGCACTCCATCCCGCCGGACGCCGCGCCGCGCGCCTCAGCCTGGTCGGCCTCTGGCTCTGGACCGGCGTGGTCAGCCTCTGGGAGCTGTATGGCCAATCGGCGGCCCTGCTGCACGCAGCCGGCCTGGATGCAGCGCTGGCCCAAACCCTGATCCTCAGCGGCGCCGGCCTGGACCTGCTGATCGGTGCGGCGCTGTGGCGCTGGCATGCGCCGCGGCTCTATTTGGCGGCAGGCCTGGCCATGCTGGTGATGACCGTGCTGGGCAGCCTGCTGCTGCCCTCGCTCTGGCTCCACCCCTTGGGCCCGCTGAGCAAGAACCTGCCCATCGCCGCCCTGCTCTATCTGCTCTTTCTCGACGCCCGCGAGGGCGGCAGCTCATCATGA
- a CDS encoding NAD-dependent epimerase/dehydratase family protein, with product MNILLCGAHGFIGRHVLERLLSQGHPVRATSRTARPRSEKPGLEWIQADFSRDLSAKDWLPRLQGIAAVINAVGVLRDRPGQPMEAIHHRGPVALFEACAEAGVRRVLQISALGIAGSDTRYARSKRAAEAHLLALQEAGRLDATVLQPSIVFGPGGASSELFLSLARLPLLILPGAALNTRVQPVAVQDLAEACLRLLPRTGPPQLAAVGPQALRLSDFIASLRLQQGRPPARMLRLPDALSRLSARIGDHLPFQPWGRETLALLQQDNTADPAPLRQLLDRDARSPTEFLSTWEDA from the coding sequence ATGAACATCCTGCTCTGCGGCGCCCATGGCTTCATCGGCCGCCATGTGTTGGAACGGTTGCTCAGCCAGGGTCACCCGGTTCGGGCCACAAGCCGAACAGCACGCCCCCGCTCTGAAAAGCCGGGCCTGGAATGGATCCAGGCCGATTTCAGCCGCGACCTTTCGGCCAAGGACTGGCTGCCGCGGCTGCAAGGCATAGCCGCCGTGATCAACGCCGTGGGCGTCCTTCGCGACCGGCCGGGGCAACCCATGGAGGCCATCCATCACCGGGGCCCGGTGGCTTTGTTCGAGGCCTGCGCCGAAGCCGGAGTGCGCCGTGTGCTGCAGATCTCGGCCCTGGGCATCGCCGGGAGCGACACGCGTTATGCGCGCAGCAAGCGGGCCGCAGAAGCGCATCTGCTGGCGTTGCAAGAAGCCGGGCGCCTGGACGCCACCGTGCTGCAACCCAGCATCGTCTTCGGCCCCGGCGGCGCCAGCAGCGAACTGTTCCTGAGCCTGGCGCGCTTACCCTTGCTGATCCTGCCCGGCGCGGCCCTGAACACCCGCGTCCAACCAGTGGCCGTGCAAGACCTGGCCGAAGCCTGCCTGCGTCTGCTGCCACGGACTGGACCGCCGCAGCTCGCCGCGGTGGGGCCCCAAGCCTTGCGCCTCAGCGATTTCATCGCCAGCCTGCGCCTGCAACAAGGCCGGCCGCCGGCTCGAATGCTGCGCCTGCCCGATGCGCTGAGCCGGCTCAGTGCCCGCATCGGCGACCACCTGCCCTTCCAACCCTGGGGTCGAGAAACGCTGGCCCTGCTGCAGCAGGACAACACAGCCGACCCCGCGCCGCTGCGCCAACTGCTGGATCGAGACGCTCGCTCACCGACCGAGTTCTTGAGCACCTGGGAGGACGCATGA
- a CDS encoding thiol-disulfide oxidoreductase DCC family protein — protein sequence MNITLMHPGAFPLTLFYESACPLCDSEMRNLMLRNSEGQLRFVDVSAPDFAGPPPGCSREDLLSLMHGLRADGQVIRSVEVFRLAYAAVGLPGVSRALSLPVLRPLAETLYPWIARHRHHVPAWISGLVFGRALRRAAEHAARQPRCTAERCTR from the coding sequence ATGAATATCACCCTCATGCACCCCGGCGCCTTCCCCCTGACCCTGTTCTACGAATCGGCATGCCCCTTGTGCGACAGCGAGATGCGCAATCTGATGCTGCGCAATAGCGAAGGCCAGCTGCGCTTTGTCGATGTCTCGGCACCTGATTTCGCCGGCCCGCCGCCGGGCTGCAGCCGGGAGGACTTGCTGAGCCTGATGCATGGCCTGCGGGCCGATGGCCAGGTGATCCGCAGCGTCGAGGTCTTCCGCCTGGCTTACGCGGCCGTGGGCCTGCCCGGTGTCAGTCGCGCCCTGTCCCTGCCCGTACTGCGACCCTTGGCCGAGACGCTCTACCCCTGGATTGCCCGCCACCGCCACCATGTGCCGGCCTGGATCAGCGGTCTGGTCTTCGGCCGCGCCCTGCGGCGCGCCGCCGAACACGCCGCCCGCCAACCACGCTGCACAGCCGAGCGCTGCACACGCTGA
- a CDS encoding DUF2269 family protein has translation MNTYLLIKTVHVVSSVLLAGTGFGSAFYLFFANRSGSLAAQVVVCRLVKRADLWFTTPAVIVQPFSGLWLAQQAGWPVLGTPWLTLGLALYLFAGACWLPVVWLQLRMSDMVEAALKSEQALPARYWRYARWWEGLGYAAFVAMPIIFYLMVAKPDLPAGLANLLLPLSR, from the coding sequence ATGAACACCTATCTGCTCATCAAGACCGTGCATGTGGTTTCCAGCGTGCTGCTGGCCGGCACCGGCTTCGGCTCGGCCTTCTATCTCTTCTTTGCCAACCGCAGTGGCTCGCTGGCCGCGCAAGTGGTCGTCTGCCGCCTGGTCAAGCGGGCCGACCTTTGGTTCACCACGCCGGCGGTGATCGTCCAGCCGTTCAGCGGCCTGTGGCTGGCCCAGCAGGCCGGCTGGCCGGTGCTGGGCACACCCTGGCTGACCCTGGGTCTGGCGCTCTACCTGTTTGCCGGGGCCTGCTGGCTGCCGGTGGTCTGGCTGCAGCTGCGCATGTCCGACATGGTCGAGGCAGCGCTGAAGAGCGAACAAGCCCTGCCCGCACGCTACTGGCGTTATGCCCGATGGTGGGAAGGGCTGGGCTACGCCGCCTTCGTGGCCATGCCCATCATCTTCTACCTGATGGTGGCCAAGCCCGACTTGCCTGCGGGCTTGGCGAACCTGCTCCTGCCGCTCAGTCGATGA